One window of Chamaesiphon minutus PCC 6605 genomic DNA carries:
- a CDS encoding DUF6262 family protein: MSNSDTKQARVDNLQQVQAARKEDSAGRVFKAIERLQKIDGKINFTTVAKEANVSVSYLYKYPEIKQRIAEVRNKQRSFPTSPVAQPNSSSTGKIITRLKEKSQQLENENKELKRKNEALAGQVYRVHYLQEQVERQQQIIEDLQGKLKGEQLDSKVTPISSKRKTTIDEQIQSELDSLDIGLNPTLTKTIKAATESTVLAAIAALKEQLSKKDIPNPGGWLNKAIREGWTKPELIPQQSAKPEYQIVTTSERPTKELISFDKLQELSTIFKQKDE, translated from the coding sequence ATGAGCAATTCAGATACCAAACAAGCTAGAGTCGATAATCTTCAACAAGTTCAAGCAGCCCGTAAGGAGGATTCAGCAGGTCGAGTTTTTAAAGCTATCGAACGTTTACAAAAGATTGATGGCAAGATTAACTTTACCACCGTCGCAAAGGAAGCTAATGTCAGTGTATCTTATCTCTACAAATATCCAGAGATCAAGCAACGCATAGCCGAAGTTAGAAATAAACAACGGTCATTCCCGACTTCACCAGTTGCTCAACCTAACTCATCTTCTACAGGTAAAATCATTACCCGTCTCAAGGAAAAAAGTCAACAACTAGAGAACGAAAATAAAGAACTCAAGCGTAAGAATGAAGCACTTGCTGGTCAAGTCTACCGAGTCCATTACCTCCAGGAGCAAGTCGAAAGGCAGCAGCAGATTATCGAAGATCTCCAAGGCAAATTAAAAGGCGAACAACTAGATAGCAAGGTAACACCAATATCAAGCAAGAGAAAAACTACGATTGACGAACAGATTCAATCCGAACTAGATTCTCTAGATATCGGTTTAAATCCGACTCTAACTAAGACAATTAAAGCTGCTACTGAATCGACTGTCTTAGCTGCAATAGCAGCACTCAAAGAGCAACTTAGTAAGAAGGATATTCCTAATCCTGGTGGCTGGTTAAACAAAGCTATTAGAGAAGGTTGGACTAAACCAGAACTAATCCCACAACAGTCAGCTAAACCGGAGTATCAAATAGTTACAACTAGCGAAAGACCAACTAAAGAATTAATCAGCTTCGACAAACTTCAAGAACTCAGTACTATTTTCAAACAGAAAGATGAATGA
- a CDS encoding tyrosine-type recombinase/integrase — protein MNVSHYSDNTSSAIKSFDWKDEQWDLRTINPNFDDRDRGIHLANFANIHLVWFKVEVKKYVKHLCKTGRSLSTIQQDLSTLRRFSRYLVRENISSFDEINRSLILDYLVQGQKVNKLKLSGLRKLFTIGTTKGWFDIDQDIIRDADYPKQYQYNPDPISDQVREQIEQNLHLLPDSIARMWLIGYFSAMRPSELALLKRDCLVREGQHWKLIWHRKKTNDHHEIPISRTIAKVVQDQQEYIQNLWSDEWDYLFCHYHNLSKTDVSQPQLEPVMKVLPIHANHPLSVGIRTLITILDIRDENGLLAKFQSKLLRSTRLTELFAQGHDLAVVSAWAGHKQFATTATHYTEVSCNLMEKEAGHIQKALVNSNGHRILYESFPKSFWETPISHKLELTQTHVNTPIYGYCGLPLNQDCHKSRACYTCECFVATIEKLPQYINTLNELRAKLIKAMSAGQEVLVEQFGRQAEQLDKIIASLQQGAA, from the coding sequence GTGAATGTTAGTCATTATAGCGACAACACTAGTTCAGCAATAAAATCATTTGACTGGAAAGATGAGCAATGGGATTTGAGAACGATTAACCCTAATTTTGATGACCGAGATCGAGGAATACATCTAGCCAACTTTGCTAATATTCATCTAGTTTGGTTTAAAGTTGAAGTCAAAAAATATGTTAAACATCTTTGTAAGACTGGCAGATCTTTAAGCACAATTCAACAAGATCTGTCTACACTCAGACGTTTCTCTCGCTACTTAGTTAGAGAAAACATATCTAGTTTTGATGAAATCAATCGTAGCCTCATCCTTGATTATTTAGTTCAAGGACAGAAGGTTAATAAACTTAAACTAAGTGGATTGCGAAAATTATTCACCATCGGAACGACTAAAGGTTGGTTTGATATCGACCAAGACATCATCCGCGATGCCGACTATCCAAAACAGTATCAATATAATCCCGACCCGATATCAGACCAGGTAAGGGAGCAAATCGAACAGAATTTACATTTATTACCAGATTCGATTGCTCGAATGTGGTTGATAGGTTACTTTTCTGCTATGCGTCCCTCAGAACTAGCCTTGCTCAAACGAGATTGTCTAGTTCGAGAAGGACAACATTGGAAATTAATCTGGCATCGAAAAAAGACCAACGATCATCATGAAATACCAATTAGTAGAACTATTGCTAAAGTAGTCCAAGATCAACAGGAGTATATTCAAAACCTTTGGAGCGATGAATGGGACTATCTATTTTGTCACTATCACAACTTATCAAAGACTGACGTATCCCAACCTCAACTAGAACCAGTTATGAAAGTTCTACCAATTCATGCAAATCATCCCTTATCAGTTGGTATTCGCACTCTAATTACAATCCTCGATATCCGCGATGAAAATGGCCTGTTAGCCAAATTTCAATCAAAATTACTCAGATCCACTCGCTTAACCGAACTATTCGCACAAGGGCACGATTTAGCAGTAGTTAGTGCCTGGGCAGGTCATAAACAATTTGCTACTACTGCTACCCACTATACCGAAGTCAGTTGCAACCTGATGGAGAAGGAAGCTGGACATATCCAGAAAGCACTTGTCAACAGTAACGGTCATCGTATTCTCTATGAATCATTTCCTAAGTCTTTTTGGGAAACCCCCATTTCCCACAAACTCGAACTAACCCAAACCCATGTTAATACACCTATCTATGGTTATTGTGGTCTACCGCTTAACCAAGACTGTCATAAATCTAGAGCTTGTTATACCTGTGAGTGCTTTGTCGCTACTATTGAAAAACTCCCCCAATACATCAACACACTTAACGAGCTTCGAGCAAAATTAATTAAAGCTATGTCAGCAGGGCAGGAAGTACTGGTCGAGCAATTCGGCAGACAAGCAGAACAACTTGACAAAATCATTGCTAGTTTGCAACAGGGGGCAGCATGA
- a CDS encoding ISL3 family transposase, protein MTQFLKCLLPGFQLLRLEHEEIDTDEYHITANVSSTQASVQCPVCANPTTRIHSRYERTLADLPCVNYSLTLVMQVCKFFCDNTDCIRRIFTERIPEVTAPWARKTSRLSQKIQTIGLALGGAAGASLCGHIGIVACGSTLLNHLKKLSLPAVKIPRIMGVDDFAFRKGERYGTILVDLELNQPIALLADRKAETLTNWLIEHPGVEILSRDRSKTYKSAMDKGAPAAIQVADRFHLVQNLEETLEKVFSSYSNELKAIEQQQRQTFVPNETVVVVTARPTTTAKLQVQKLTNYQQRVQQQQKIKRLSEQQWSQIAIAQAVGVSVRTVQRHLAAPDLPEIAATNDRSGRSLLEPYKQSLLEWWNAEIRQPKVLMVLLKQQGYTGSERTLTRYLGSVRAAQGLPPSRVKPTLGLPIAIDPQLEPLTKSRAAFLILKRVEHRDAEDTKLIARIVSQHPTLALAVELADEFLRLLREQRADAFDDWLLKAVKSSLKPIVQFAEGLFEDYAAVKASMMTTVSNGPVEGLNNRLKMLKRQMYGRAGLDLLTKRFLLNL, encoded by the coding sequence ATGACCCAATTTCTTAAATGCCTACTCCCAGGTTTCCAACTACTGCGGTTGGAACACGAGGAAATCGACACAGATGAGTATCACATTACCGCAAACGTCTCCTCAACCCAAGCATCAGTCCAGTGCCCAGTGTGTGCGAATCCAACCACACGCATTCATAGCCGTTACGAACGAACATTAGCAGACCTGCCCTGTGTCAACTACAGTTTGACTCTGGTGATGCAAGTGTGTAAGTTCTTCTGCGATAATACCGATTGCATTCGGCGAATCTTCACCGAGCGGATACCGGAAGTGACCGCTCCGTGGGCAAGAAAGACCAGTAGATTAAGCCAAAAAATTCAGACGATCGGATTAGCACTGGGCGGTGCAGCAGGTGCTAGCCTGTGTGGTCACATCGGTATTGTAGCTTGCGGAAGTACGCTATTGAATCACCTCAAGAAGTTATCTCTACCAGCAGTTAAGATTCCTAGAATTATGGGTGTGGATGATTTTGCTTTTCGCAAAGGCGAGCGATACGGTACGATCTTAGTTGATTTAGAACTTAACCAACCGATCGCTCTATTAGCAGACCGCAAAGCAGAAACCTTAACAAATTGGTTGATAGAACATCCTGGGGTCGAAATACTTTCGCGAGATCGCTCGAAAACTTACAAAAGTGCAATGGACAAAGGGGCACCAGCAGCCATTCAAGTAGCCGATAGATTTCATCTGGTGCAAAACCTGGAAGAAACGCTAGAAAAAGTCTTCAGCAGCTATAGCAACGAACTCAAAGCAATCGAACAACAGCAACGGCAGACTTTTGTTCCTAACGAAACCGTCGTGGTTGTAACCGCTCGACCGACTACCACAGCCAAGCTCCAAGTCCAAAAGCTAACGAACTATCAACAGCGCGTGCAACAACAACAAAAAATCAAGCGGCTGAGCGAACAGCAATGGTCACAGATTGCCATTGCTCAGGCGGTTGGGGTCAGCGTGCGAACCGTCCAACGCCATCTAGCCGCACCTGACTTGCCGGAAATAGCTGCGACGAACGACCGATCGGGTCGAAGCTTACTGGAACCCTACAAGCAGTCACTGCTAGAGTGGTGGAATGCAGAAATTCGCCAGCCAAAAGTCCTGATGGTCTTATTAAAACAGCAAGGATACACTGGTAGCGAACGCACTCTAACTCGTTATCTGGGTTCGGTCAGAGCTGCTCAAGGCTTACCACCGAGCCGAGTGAAACCTACCCTCGGTTTACCGATAGCGATCGATCCTCAACTTGAGCCATTAACTAAAAGTCGAGCTGCCTTTTTAATTTTGAAGCGGGTGGAGCATCGAGACGCAGAGGATACCAAACTCATCGCTAGGATCGTCTCGCAGCATCCAACCTTAGCCTTAGCCGTTGAGCTAGCAGATGAGTTTTTACGACTGCTGCGAGAGCAACGAGCAGATGCTTTTGATGATTGGTTGCTTAAGGCTGTTAAAAGTTCGCTCAAACCCATTGTCCAGTTTGCTGAAGGTTTGTTTGAGGACTATGCTGCTGTTAAAGCCAGTATGATGACAACCGTGAGCAATGGTCCAGTCGAAGGTTTGAATAATCGCTTGAAAATGTTAAAGCGACAGATGTATGGACGTGCTGGACTAGATTTACTCACCAAACGGTTTCTTCTGAATCTGTAA
- a CDS encoding IS4 family transposase, producing MTSRRRSNRDHAKKNHQPGVEDEIIAAQVEALLTPAIFNQSHYYRQLGLRNRLLNLPLMMAAVLTLLWRNVPGVRELSRMLGREGFLWCEPTQVSQQAIAQRFLTFPSELFERVFKELLPEFRVKWHQRKQRLLPQSIEFAQAKFERIWACDGSTLEAIFKKLDSLSDVPIGQLAGKMGVVIDLVTRLPIEIWFRENPKASDVNFEKDILNLVTSGTLLLLDRGFYHFQFWQELINRDIHFITRLKKGASLQIERVFSNSYSIRDRIVRMGSGTKKTPYITVRLVEIKVGKVWYSYLTSVLDPLNLPPYVVADLYGRRWRIEEAFNTVKRLLGLSYLWTGSVNGIKLQMWGTWLFYAVLVDLGDAVADELSLPFDRISLEMIYRGLYHFHVAHHKGLAANPVTYFAAPENQDLGIVKTVRKPNVKLIIAPFPDSMSRTDNFFFDSSPQARLTSAIAS from the coding sequence ATGACCAGCCGCCGAAGAAGTAACCGCGACCACGCCAAAAAGAACCACCAACCAGGTGTGGAAGATGAGATCATCGCCGCTCAAGTAGAGGCTTTATTGACACCAGCAATTTTCAATCAAAGTCATTACTACCGACAATTAGGGCTGAGAAATCGGCTGTTAAATTTACCCTTGATGATGGCAGCAGTGCTGACGCTACTGTGGCGGAATGTGCCAGGAGTCAGAGAACTAAGCCGAATGTTAGGGCGAGAAGGATTTTTGTGGTGTGAGCCAACACAAGTAAGTCAACAGGCGATTGCACAAAGATTTCTGACCTTTCCATCTGAGTTATTTGAGAGAGTGTTTAAGGAATTACTGCCAGAATTTAGAGTGAAGTGGCACCAGAGAAAACAGCGATTGTTGCCACAAAGCATTGAATTTGCTCAAGCAAAATTTGAGCGGATTTGGGCATGTGATGGCTCCACATTGGAAGCGATATTCAAGAAATTAGATAGCTTATCTGATGTGCCAATCGGACAACTAGCGGGAAAAATGGGAGTAGTCATAGATTTGGTGACGAGATTGCCGATTGAAATCTGGTTTAGAGAAAATCCCAAAGCTTCAGATGTTAATTTTGAGAAAGATATCCTGAATTTAGTAACATCGGGCACTTTATTGCTCTTGGATCGAGGCTTCTATCATTTCCAATTTTGGCAAGAATTAATTAACAGAGATATTCATTTTATTACTCGATTAAAAAAAGGTGCATCGCTACAGATAGAGCGAGTATTTAGCAATAGTTATAGTATCCGTGACCGAATAGTGCGGATGGGGTCTGGCACCAAAAAGACTCCATATATAACTGTAAGATTAGTCGAAATTAAAGTGGGTAAAGTCTGGTATTCTTATCTAACTAGTGTACTCGACCCATTGAATCTTCCTCCCTATGTAGTCGCCGATTTGTACGGAAGACGGTGGCGAATTGAAGAGGCTTTTAATACTGTTAAACGATTGCTCGGGTTGAGTTATTTATGGACTGGTTCAGTTAATGGAATTAAATTACAGATGTGGGGGACTTGGCTGTTTTATGCAGTTCTAGTCGATTTAGGTGATGCTGTAGCTGATGAATTATCTCTCCCATTCGACCGCATTTCTTTAGAGATGATTTATCGAGGTCTTTATCACTTTCATGTAGCTCATCATAAAGGTTTAGCTGCCAATCCAGTCACCTATTTTGCTGCCCCAGAGAATCAAGATTTAGGTATTGTTAAAACTGTTCGTAAACCTAATGTTAAGTTAATTATTGCACCTTTTCCTGATTCTATGAGTCGAACAGACAATTTTTTCTTCGACTCATCGCCTCAAGCCCGCTTGACAAGTGCGATCGCTTCTTAA
- a CDS encoding SidA/IucD/PvdA family monooxygenase, with translation MLDPLVTLPEFIDLAIVGAGLHALTLATHLLQKKKSMRGRFLAFDPSGTWMSQWERQFAAFEIPHLRSPAVHQPDPDPHALRTFAAPRPDELFAPYDLPGTQLFRDFCQETIRRWQLADCVYPARVIRVEPCQNRGRARFCLHLSNGQSIISRRVVIANGGAVPNLPEWVGEISTSYPQDRLLHSHQIDLRGSRLQGERVLIVGGGLTSGHLALGAVERGAQVLLMSRRNVYDKLFDADPGWIGPKYLKGFWAEPDLHTRWQMIQQARNGGSMTPTVLSQLRRLEREGKVVFYEQCGVSQAEWSDNGWQIHCDNSTVHECIHHQSIDSLSERLCQRIWVATGSQLDARNHPLLQDVLAAHPIECVNGLPVIDEHLRWQGCELFIMGGLAALRVGPAARNLSGARAASDRIVPALTKSSLALMG, from the coding sequence ATGCTCGATCCATTAGTGACTCTCCCCGAATTCATCGATCTGGCAATTGTTGGAGCTGGTCTTCATGCTCTGACGCTAGCGACACATCTATTACAGAAAAAGAAATCCATGCGCGGACGGTTCCTCGCCTTCGATCCTAGTGGTACCTGGATGAGTCAATGGGAGCGTCAGTTTGCCGCCTTCGAGATCCCCCATTTGCGATCGCCCGCCGTCCATCAACCAGATCCCGATCCTCATGCCCTGCGTACCTTTGCCGCTCCCCGTCCAGACGAATTATTTGCACCCTACGACCTACCTGGAACCCAACTATTTCGGGATTTCTGCCAAGAAACAATCCGGCGGTGGCAATTAGCTGATTGTGTCTATCCTGCTAGAGTTATCCGCGTCGAACCATGCCAAAATCGTGGTCGTGCGCGATTCTGTTTGCACCTATCTAATGGGCAAAGCATTATCTCCCGTAGAGTAGTAATCGCCAACGGTGGAGCCGTGCCGAATCTCCCTGAATGGGTGGGGGAAATTTCGACAAGTTATCCCCAGGATCGGCTGTTGCATTCTCATCAAATAGACCTGCGAGGATCGCGGCTCCAGGGTGAACGAGTCCTAATTGTCGGGGGAGGTCTAACGAGCGGACATCTGGCTTTGGGGGCAGTCGAACGTGGCGCACAGGTGCTATTAATGTCTCGCCGCAATGTATATGACAAGCTATTCGATGCCGATCCTGGTTGGATTGGGCCAAAATATCTCAAAGGTTTCTGGGCGGAGCCGGATTTACATACACGCTGGCAGATGATTCAACAAGCGCGAAATGGTGGCTCGATGACTCCAACGGTGTTGTCTCAACTGCGGCGACTGGAGCGAGAGGGCAAAGTTGTATTTTACGAACAATGTGGGGTATCTCAAGCCGAATGGAGCGACAATGGCTGGCAGATACATTGCGATAATTCCACTGTTCATGAGTGTATTCATCATCAAAGTATCGATTCTCTTTCAGAGAGGCTATGCCAACGAATTTGGGTTGCTACTGGCAGTCAGTTAGATGCCCGCAATCATCCATTATTACAAGATGTTTTAGCTGCTCATCCGATCGAATGTGTCAATGGTTTACCTGTAATTGACGAACATCTGCGCTGGCAAGGTTGTGAGCTATTTATTATGGGTGGTTTGGCAGCATTACGAGTTGGCCCAGCAGCGCGAAATCTTTCAGGTGCGAGGGCTGCTAGCGATCGGATCGTACCAGCTTTGACGAAATCTAGCTTGGCATTAATGGGTTAG
- a CDS encoding formamidase, producing the protein MGSTGSVSSWSESLLVAMIQYPVPVIRGPEDIQTQVKQICRTVDNTKAGYPGLDLIVMPEYSTQGLNTKIWTYDEMLLTVDSPEIGEFRAACVRNKVWGVFSLMEKNDVEGLPPFNTAIIINDKGEIALHYRKLQPWVPIEPWYPGNYGMPVCDGPKGSKLAVCICHDGMFPELAREAAYKGCNVYIRISGYSTQVNDQWIWTNRTNAWQNLMYTISVNLAGYDEVFYYFGEGTVCNYDGNVIQQGHRNPWEIVTAELFPRLVDEARKNWALENNVFNLGCRGYVGKPGGERENYLTWVRDLAEGKYKLPWDADIKIKDGWEYYPDGVKLGKMPIAQPAGTPVLTS; encoded by the coding sequence ATGGGTAGTACTGGTAGCGTTAGTTCTTGGAGTGAATCACTCCTAGTTGCAATGATTCAATATCCCGTACCCGTCATTCGCGGGCCAGAGGATATCCAAACCCAGGTCAAACAGATTTGCCGAACAGTTGACAATACAAAAGCAGGTTATCCCGGTTTAGATTTGATTGTGATGCCAGAGTATTCAACTCAGGGATTGAACACAAAAATCTGGACATACGATGAGATGTTATTGACGGTTGATAGTCCTGAAATTGGCGAATTTCGGGCAGCTTGCGTCCGCAATAAAGTATGGGGCGTATTCTCATTGATGGAAAAAAACGATGTTGAAGGTTTACCCCCCTTTAACACCGCCATTATTATTAATGACAAAGGTGAAATCGCCCTTCATTACCGTAAATTGCAACCGTGGGTGCCCATTGAGCCTTGGTATCCAGGGAACTATGGAATGCCCGTCTGTGATGGCCCAAAAGGGTCGAAATTAGCAGTTTGTATCTGCCACGATGGGATGTTCCCTGAGTTAGCGCGAGAGGCTGCTTACAAGGGCTGTAACGTGTATATCCGCATCTCTGGTTATTCCACCCAAGTAAACGACCAATGGATTTGGACTAATCGCACCAATGCATGGCAAAACCTGATGTATACAATTTCCGTCAACCTTGCTGGTTATGATGAGGTGTTCTACTACTTCGGTGAAGGCACTGTTTGTAACTATGATGGCAATGTTATTCAGCAAGGACATCGCAATCCTTGGGAAATTGTTACCGCCGAATTATTCCCTCGCCTTGTAGATGAAGCACGCAAAAACTGGGCGTTAGAAAATAATGTTTTCAACCTTGGTTGTCGCGGGTATGTTGGCAAACCTGGTGGCGAACGCGAGAATTATCTCACCTGGGTTCGCGATCTCGCCGAGGGCAAATATAAACTACCTTGGGATGCTGATATTAAGATCAAAGATGGTTGGGAGTACTACCCAGATGGTGTGAAATTGGGCAAAATGCCGATCGCCCAACCAGCCGGAACCCCTGTTCTGACTTCATAG
- a CDS encoding SufE family protein has protein sequence MSPVSQPLPPALDRIIQRFQQISEPKRRYEYLLHFAKRLPAFPEDQKIPENRVPGCASQVYVIATVEEGKVRFEADSDAQITKGLVGLLVEGLDGLTPAEIMQLTPHFIQQTGLDVSLTPSRANGFYNIFQMMQKRALVCHLTETYSQS, from the coding sequence ATGTCGCCAGTCTCCCAGCCACTACCACCCGCACTGGATCGAATCATCCAACGTTTCCAACAGATATCGGAACCAAAACGGCGGTATGAGTACCTGCTTCACTTTGCCAAACGTCTTCCGGCGTTCCCTGAAGACCAGAAAATCCCTGAGAATCGCGTCCCTGGCTGTGCATCGCAAGTTTATGTAATTGCGACAGTTGAGGAGGGAAAGGTCAGATTTGAGGCTGATTCTGATGCCCAAATTACGAAGGGATTAGTGGGTTTATTGGTGGAAGGATTGGATGGGTTGACTCCCGCAGAAATTATGCAGTTAACGCCGCATTTTATTCAACAAACTGGATTGGATGTGAGCCTGACTCCTTCTCGTGCCAATGGGTTTTATAACATTTTTCAGATGATGCAAAAGAGAGCGTTAGTTTGTCACTTGACGGAGACTTATTCGCAAAGTTAA
- a CDS encoding CobW family GTP-binding protein yields the protein MANSVAQSCLDSVWEPLTGIPVTIVTGFLGSGKTTLLNHILNNRQGLKVAVIVNEFGDIDIDSQLLVAVDENMVQLANGCICCTINQSLVDAVWAIVNRAESIDYLVIETTGIADPLPIVQSFTTTDLQQVTRVDSVLTLIDAESFTSEHYGSEAALNQLIFGDIILVNKTDLVAPEVVTELENYIRSIAPNARIINTEYGQAPLPLILDVGINTTLKSFNSSHEHSHHLENDGFVAVSFESNSPLILAQFQDFLDRLSSDVYRAKGILKFQGSKLRHVLQMSGKRYEMKSMQAESSIASRSPPPHANQLVFIGRNLNAEAIRTQLTKCLVI from the coding sequence ATGGCTAATTCAGTCGCACAGAGTTGTCTAGATTCAGTGTGGGAACCTCTGACTGGAATACCTGTAACGATCGTCACAGGCTTTCTGGGGAGTGGTAAAACAACATTGCTCAATCACATTCTCAACAATCGGCAAGGTTTAAAAGTTGCCGTAATTGTGAATGAATTTGGGGACATCGATATCGATTCACAGTTGTTGGTAGCTGTGGATGAAAACATGGTGCAATTAGCCAATGGTTGTATTTGCTGCACGATTAATCAAAGCTTAGTCGATGCAGTTTGGGCAATTGTGAATCGTGCGGAATCGATCGATTACTTGGTGATTGAAACGACAGGAATAGCCGATCCGTTGCCGATCGTGCAGAGCTTTACAACTACCGATCTCCAGCAGGTAACTAGGGTTGATTCTGTACTAACATTAATAGATGCAGAATCATTTACATCCGAACATTATGGTAGTGAAGCGGCATTAAATCAACTGATTTTTGGAGATATTATTCTGGTAAATAAGACCGATTTAGTGGCTCCTGAAGTTGTAACTGAGTTGGAGAATTATATTCGATCGATCGCCCCAAATGCCAGAATTATTAATACCGAATATGGACAAGCACCATTACCATTAATTTTAGATGTGGGAATTAATACTACTCTCAAATCGTTCAACTCGAGTCACGAACATTCTCATCACTTAGAAAATGATGGATTTGTTGCAGTTTCATTTGAAAGCAATTCTCCGCTGATTTTAGCTCAGTTTCAGGACTTTCTCGATCGATTGTCTTCAGATGTTTATCGGGCTAAAGGTATCCTCAAATTTCAGGGTAGTAAATTGCGTCACGTTCTGCAAATGAGCGGTAAGCGGTATGAGATGAAGAGTATGCAGGCAGAATCATCGATCGCCAGTCGTTCGCCACCACCTCATGCTAATCAACTAGTATTTATCGGACGCAATTTGAACGCGGAGGCAATTAGAACACAACTAACTAAATGCCTTGTTATTTAA
- a CDS encoding CobW family GTP-binding protein: MTQTITHPTTATLEIPKRGMPVTIITGFLGSGKTTLLNHILSDRKGLKIAVLVNEFGDINIDSQLLVSMEDGMLELSNGCICCTINEDLVEAVYRVLEREEKVDYMVIETTGVADPLPIILTFLGTELRDMTRLDSIVTMVDSETFTPEHFDSEAAFKQITYADITILNKTDLARKEQILDLESYIKSVKEGARILHSEHGQVPLDLILDVEYNNPNNYAGLVEEEIEQTEQDIHSHKHHAHEPHGSHDAHQHEHHAHESHESHDAHQHEHHAHESHESHQHEHPHEHDEHHHNHEHHAHEHHHHHSSHLDNDGFVSISFEGDRPFDVKKFETFLQLHLPSEVFRAKGILWFTNSEDRHIFQLSGARFNLNGEPWQSSPKNQLVFIGRNLDADNLRQQLTDCFA; this comes from the coding sequence ATGACTCAAACAATAACGCATCCAACCACAGCTACGCTCGAAATTCCTAAGCGGGGAATGCCTGTCACGATTATTACTGGCTTTTTGGGCAGTGGTAAAACTACCTTACTAAATCATATTTTAAGCGATCGAAAAGGTTTAAAGATTGCTGTATTAGTCAATGAATTTGGTGATATTAATATCGACAGTCAACTGTTGGTGTCGATGGAAGATGGCATGTTAGAACTCAGTAATGGTTGTATCTGCTGCACTATTAATGAAGATCTAGTAGAAGCGGTTTATCGTGTGTTGGAGCGGGAGGAGAAGGTAGATTATATGGTGATTGAAACCACTGGAGTCGCCGATCCATTACCGATTATCTTGACATTTCTGGGGACAGAATTGCGGGATATGACAAGATTGGATTCGATCGTCACGATGGTTGATTCTGAGACATTTACGCCCGAACACTTTGATAGTGAGGCTGCATTTAAGCAAATCACCTATGCTGATATCACGATCTTAAATAAGACCGATCTGGCAAGAAAAGAGCAAATTCTAGATTTAGAATCTTATATTAAATCTGTCAAAGAAGGTGCCAGAATTTTACATAGCGAACATGGGCAGGTACCCCTAGATTTGATTCTAGATGTGGAATACAATAACCCGAATAATTATGCGGGATTAGTTGAGGAAGAGATAGAACAAACAGAGCAGGATATTCATAGCCACAAACATCATGCTCATGAACCTCATGGATCTCATGATGCTCATCAACACGAACATCATGCTCATGAATCTCATGAATCTCATGATGCTCATCAACACGAACATCATGCTCATGAATCTCATGAATCTCATCAACACGAGCATCCCCACGAACATGACGAACATCATCACAACCACGAACACCATGCTCACGAACATCATCATCATCATTCTAGTCACTTAGATAATGATGGATTTGTATCGATCTCATTTGAAGGAGATCGCCCCTTTGATGTCAAGAAATTTGAGACATTCTTGCAATTACACTTGCCTTCAGAAGTTTTTCGAGCAAAAGGAATTCTATGGTTTACAAATAGTGAAGATCGGCATATTTTCCAACTCAGTGGTGCTCGTTTTAACCTAAATGGTGAGCCGTGGCAATCTTCACCCAAAAATCAACTTGTGTTCATCGGACGAAATCTGGATGCCGATAATCTTCGACAGCAGTTAACAGACTGTTTTGCCTAG